In the Streptomyces fradiae ATCC 10745 = DSM 40063 genome, one interval contains:
- a CDS encoding zinc-dependent alcohol dehydrogenase produces MKAVTWHGKRDVRVEDVPDPRIEKPTDAVIRVTSTGLCGSDLHLYEVFGPFMNPGDILGHEPIGVVEEVGAEVPDLRPGDRVVVPFQIACGHCWMCERGLYTQCETTQVTEEGMGAALFGYSRLYGSVPGAQAEYLRVPQAQFGPIKVPQGPDDDRFLYLSDVLPTAWQAVRYADVPRGGSLVVLGLGPIGEMGCRVARHLGVERVIGVDLVPERLGRARSRGVEVFDLSAFDTRDDLVAAVRDATGGRGPDAVVDAVGTEAHGSPAAKAQQQLAGLLPRAWAARLHQTAGADRLAALYLAIDLVRRGGTISLSGVYGGAADPLPLLTLFDKQVQLRMGQANVRRWSDEILPLLTDEDPLGVDSFATHHVPLADAPHAYRMFQRKEDGVQKVVMRP; encoded by the coding sequence ATGAAGGCCGTCACCTGGCACGGTAAGCGCGACGTCCGCGTGGAGGACGTACCGGACCCCCGTATCGAGAAGCCCACCGACGCGGTCATCCGCGTGACCTCCACCGGCCTGTGCGGGTCCGACCTCCATCTCTACGAGGTCTTCGGCCCGTTCATGAACCCCGGTGACATCCTGGGCCACGAACCCATCGGCGTGGTCGAGGAGGTGGGCGCCGAGGTGCCGGACCTCCGGCCGGGCGACCGCGTCGTCGTCCCCTTCCAGATCGCCTGCGGGCACTGCTGGATGTGCGAGCGGGGCCTGTACACCCAGTGCGAGACCACCCAGGTCACGGAGGAGGGCATGGGCGCCGCCCTGTTCGGTTACTCGCGGCTGTACGGCTCCGTCCCCGGCGCCCAGGCCGAGTACCTGCGCGTGCCGCAGGCGCAGTTCGGGCCGATCAAGGTGCCCCAGGGGCCGGACGACGACCGCTTCCTCTACCTCTCCGACGTGCTGCCCACCGCCTGGCAGGCCGTCCGGTACGCCGACGTGCCGCGCGGCGGCAGCCTGGTCGTCCTGGGCCTCGGCCCGATCGGCGAGATGGGCTGCCGCGTCGCCCGCCACCTGGGCGTGGAGCGGGTCATCGGCGTCGACCTGGTGCCCGAGCGGCTCGGGCGCGCCCGGTCGCGGGGCGTGGAGGTCTTCGACCTGTCCGCCTTCGACACGCGGGACGACCTGGTCGCCGCCGTACGGGACGCCACCGGCGGGCGCGGCCCGGACGCCGTCGTCGACGCCGTAGGCACCGAGGCGCACGGCAGCCCCGCCGCCAAGGCCCAGCAGCAGCTCGCGGGGCTCCTGCCGCGCGCCTGGGCGGCCCGCCTGCACCAGACGGCCGGCGCCGACCGGCTCGCCGCCCTGTACCTCGCCATCGACCTCGTACGGCGCGGCGGCACCATCTCCCTCAGCGGCGTCTACGGCGGCGCGGCCGACCCGCTGCCGCTGCTCACCCTCTTCGACAAGCAGGTCCAGCTCCGCATGGGCCAGGCCAACGTCCGCCGCTGGAGCGACGAGATCCTGCCGCTCCTGACGGACGAGGACCCGCTCGGCGTCGACTCCTTCGCCACGCACCACGTGCCGCTGGCCGACGCACCGCACGCCTACCGCATGTTCCAGCGCAAGGAGGACGGCGTGCAGAAGGTCGTCATGCGCCCCTGA
- a CDS encoding GntR family transcriptional regulator, with product MTEPHATTALPHATTAPPAASAAPPLYLRVAAALRADLTGGGIAPGSRLPSERSLVHRFGVNRQTVRSALRLLRDEGLVVTERRGTFAAPPDPAAGRPAPVLGAGLLDFPLGVAGPDRVVEAALAWEPPSGGAADLLGLLPGEPTLVHRHRVLGPDGTLEHGAVSRFSRHALAEVPELGRYRRLETRPGRRADLRPAYRWMHRAGLRLTRRESIGVGLPSAAAYLTVHREVYDQHGHVLEVTDIRFVPRSAPLTYEFTA from the coding sequence ATGACTGAGCCCCACGCCACCACGGCGCTCCCCCACGCCACCACGGCACCCCCCGCCGCCTCCGCGGCGCCCCCGCTCTACCTCCGGGTCGCGGCCGCGCTCCGCGCCGACCTCACGGGCGGGGGGATCGCGCCCGGCTCCCGGCTCCCCTCCGAGCGCTCCCTGGTGCACCGCTTCGGGGTCAACCGGCAGACGGTGCGCAGCGCGCTGCGGCTGCTGCGCGACGAGGGGCTGGTGGTCACGGAGCGGCGCGGGACCTTCGCGGCGCCGCCCGACCCGGCGGCCGGCCGGCCCGCACCGGTCCTGGGGGCCGGGCTGCTGGACTTCCCGCTGGGCGTGGCGGGTCCGGACCGGGTGGTGGAGGCGGCCCTCGCCTGGGAGCCCCCCTCCGGCGGGGCGGCGGACCTGCTGGGACTGCTGCCGGGCGAGCCGACGCTCGTCCACCGGCACCGGGTGCTCGGCCCGGACGGGACGCTGGAGCACGGCGCCGTCTCCCGGTTCTCCCGCCACGCCCTGGCCGAGGTGCCCGAACTGGGCCGCTACCGGCGGCTGGAGACCCGGCCGGGGCGCCGCGCCGACCTGCGGCCCGCGTACCGCTGGATGCACCGGGCGGGGCTGCGGCTGACGCGCCGCGAGTCCATCGGCGTGGGACTGCCGTCCGCCGCCGCCTATCTGACGGTGCACCGGGAGGTGTACGACCAGCACGGGCACGTGCTGGAGGTGACGGACATCCGCTTCGTCCCGCGGTCGGCGCCGCTCACCTACGAGTTCACGGCGTAG
- a CDS encoding uracil-DNA glycosylase → MGQDHPDSPDSPDSPGSPGSRRLAGAPGPGARGEDAPGPGDRDFPARTAPAAPSLDRLDAAVADCRACPRLVEWRERVGREGRRAYAGWDYWARPVPGFGPPDAALLVVGLAPAAHGGNRTGRMFTGDRSGDVLYAALHRLGLAGQAEAVSGDDGMRLRGVRVTAPVHCAPPANRPTPGERDTCRPWLVREIGLLRPTLRALVVLGAFGWQAVLPALAASGYRLPRPRPRFAHGARVLLPAEGDGHGLELFGCYHVSQRNTFTGRLTPGMLGDVLRAAARAAGLPAATP, encoded by the coding sequence ATGGGACAGGACCACCCCGACAGCCCCGACAGCCCCGACAGCCCCGGCAGCCCCGGCAGCCGCCGCCTCGCCGGCGCGCCTGGGCCCGGCGCCCGCGGAGAGGACGCCCCCGGTCCCGGCGACCGGGACTTCCCGGCCCGGACGGCGCCCGCCGCGCCGTCCCTCGACCGGCTGGACGCCGCCGTCGCGGACTGCCGGGCCTGCCCGCGCCTGGTCGAGTGGCGGGAGCGGGTCGGCCGCGAGGGCCGCAGGGCGTACGCGGGCTGGGACTACTGGGCGCGCCCCGTACCCGGCTTCGGGCCGCCGGACGCGGCCCTGCTGGTGGTGGGCCTCGCCCCGGCGGCGCACGGCGGCAACCGCACCGGCCGGATGTTCACCGGCGACCGCTCCGGCGACGTGCTGTACGCGGCGCTGCACCGCCTGGGCCTCGCGGGCCAGGCCGAGGCCGTCTCCGGCGACGACGGGATGCGGCTGCGCGGGGTGCGGGTCACCGCCCCCGTCCACTGCGCGCCGCCCGCCAACCGGCCGACCCCGGGCGAGCGCGACACCTGCCGCCCCTGGCTGGTGCGGGAGATCGGCCTGCTGCGGCCCACCCTGCGCGCCCTGGTGGTCCTGGGCGCCTTCGGCTGGCAGGCCGTCCTCCCCGCCCTCGCCGCGTCCGGGTACCGGCTGCCGCGCCCCAGGCCCCGCTTCGCGCACGGCGCGCGGGTGCTCCTGCCCGCCGAGGGGGACGGGCACGGCCTGGAGCTGTTCGGCTGCTACCACGTCAGCCAGCGCAACACCTTCACCGGCCGGCTGACCCCCGGCATGCTCGGCGACGTCCTGCGCGCCGCCGCACGAGCCGCCGGGCTCCCGGCGGCTACGCCGTGA
- a CDS encoding NUDIX domain-containing protein: MVVKRSAGLLLFRTSGGFLEVLLAHMGGPYWAARDEGAWTVPKGEYAGDETAWAAARREFAEELGLPVPDGEPVPLGEARQAGGKVVTVWAVEGDLDPALVRPGTFTMEWPRGSGAVRNFPEVDRAAWYAPEEAARLLVKGQRVFVERLAAHVRGRDEP, translated from the coding sequence ATGGTGGTCAAGCGCAGCGCCGGCCTGCTGCTGTTCCGCACGTCCGGCGGCTTCCTGGAGGTGCTCCTCGCGCACATGGGCGGCCCCTACTGGGCGGCCCGGGACGAGGGGGCGTGGACGGTGCCCAAGGGCGAGTACGCCGGGGACGAGACCGCGTGGGCGGCCGCGCGGCGGGAGTTCGCCGAGGAGCTGGGGCTCCCCGTGCCGGACGGCGAGCCGGTGCCGCTCGGGGAGGCGCGCCAGGCGGGCGGCAAGGTGGTGACCGTGTGGGCGGTGGAGGGCGACCTGGACCCCGCGCTGGTGCGGCCGGGGACGTTCACGATGGAGTGGCCGCGCGGTTCGGGTGCCGTGCGGAACTTCCCCGAGGTGGACCGGGCCGCCTGGTACGCCCCGGAGGAGGCCGCCCGGCTGCTGGTCAAGGGGCAGCGGGTGTTCGTGGAGCGGCTGGCCGCGCACGTGCGCGGGCGTGACGAGCCGTGA
- a CDS encoding carboxylesterase/lipase family protein, whose amino-acid sequence MRAGREGGSAARWRTVAAAATLAAVLTAASAAPGPAGAPDGSAPDRSAPDRPAPQGAAPDRPAPDRTAPDRAVTGAPYGGTDFAGEVVRTETGPVRGVRSGEHTLFLGIPYAAPPKGAYRWTPPRPAARWSGVRDATKPGPLCPQVPSSYAPIASEEEDCLVLNVTTPPGSARRPAPVLVWIHGDGAVGGGAFFDGRRLAAQGLVVVTVNYRMGVFGGLALPGLEGSGTFGLQDQQAALAWVRRNAAAFGGDPGNVTVAGVSFGAAAIAGHLTSPGARNLFDRAVMASGEGMLDMPAGAMGPGVPGYPWYVWRTDREMRGITTEMTAPLGCAHRDPARTLGCLRALPVKRILEVPHIMNAFQAFGYGTPALPELPAGALREGRFHRVPVLSGATRDEHRTFVGMLYDAVGKPMTEDGYREALRTAFGRNAERVRAAYPSDAFPSPGLAWATVVTDRMWARGTEAQNRALGRHVPTYAYEFADRDAPMFLPLPGGFDFGAYHAGDLSYLFEDEKAEPLFTPAQRELAATMTAYWAAFARSGDPNAPGLPRWTPYRPGDRPPYTQSLAPDRIGPVDYHREHRLGFWSRLP is encoded by the coding sequence ATGCGCGCAGGACGCGAGGGCGGGTCCGCGGCCCGGTGGAGGACGGTGGCCGCGGCCGCCACGCTGGCGGCGGTGCTCACGGCGGCATCCGCGGCCCCGGGGCCCGCCGGTGCCCCGGACGGATCGGCCCCGGACCGGTCGGCCCCGGATCGCCCGGCTCCGCAGGGGGCGGCCCCGGATCGCCCGGCTCCGGACCGGACGGCTCCCGACCGCGCGGTCACCGGTGCCCCGTACGGCGGCACGGACTTCGCCGGGGAGGTCGTCCGGACCGAGACGGGCCCGGTGCGCGGCGTCAGGTCCGGGGAGCACACGCTCTTCCTCGGCATCCCCTACGCGGCCCCGCCGAAGGGCGCGTACCGCTGGACGCCGCCCCGGCCGGCCGCCCGCTGGTCCGGGGTGCGGGACGCGACGAAGCCCGGACCGCTGTGCCCGCAGGTCCCGTCCTCGTACGCCCCGATCGCCAGCGAGGAGGAGGACTGCCTCGTCCTCAACGTGACCACGCCGCCCGGATCGGCCCGCCGTCCGGCGCCCGTCCTGGTGTGGATCCACGGCGACGGGGCCGTGGGCGGGGGCGCCTTCTTCGACGGGCGCCGCCTCGCCGCCCAGGGCCTCGTCGTGGTGACCGTCAACTACCGCATGGGCGTCTTCGGCGGGCTCGCCCTGCCCGGGCTGGAGGGCTCCGGCACCTTCGGCCTGCAGGACCAGCAGGCGGCGCTGGCCTGGGTCCGGCGCAACGCCGCCGCGTTCGGCGGCGACCCGGGGAACGTCACCGTCGCGGGCGTCTCCTTCGGCGCCGCCGCCATCGCCGGGCACCTCACGTCGCCCGGCGCGCGGAACCTCTTCGACCGCGCCGTGATGGCGAGCGGCGAGGGCATGCTGGACATGCCCGCCGGCGCGATGGGCCCCGGCGTGCCGGGATACCCGTGGTACGTCTGGCGCACCGACCGCGAGATGCGGGGCATCACCACCGAGATGACGGCCCCCCTCGGCTGCGCCCACCGGGACCCCGCCCGCACCCTGGGCTGCCTGCGCGCCCTCCCCGTGAAGCGGATCCTTGAGGTGCCGCACATCATGAACGCCTTCCAGGCGTTCGGCTACGGCACCCCCGCGCTGCCCGAGCTCCCGGCCGGGGCCCTGCGCGAGGGACGCTTCCACCGGGTGCCCGTGCTGTCCGGCGCGACCCGCGACGAGCACCGCACCTTCGTCGGCATGCTGTACGACGCCGTGGGCAAGCCCATGACGGAGGACGGCTACCGGGAGGCGCTGCGCACCGCGTTCGGCCGGAACGCCGAGCGCGTCCGGGCCGCCTACCCCTCGGACGCCTTCCCCTCGCCGGGCCTCGCCTGGGCGACCGTCGTCACCGACCGCATGTGGGCGCGCGGCACCGAGGCGCAGAACCGGGCACTGGGCCGGCACGTCCCCACGTACGCCTACGAGTTCGCCGACCGCGACGCCCCGATGTTCCTGCCGCTGCCGGGCGGGTTCGACTTCGGCGCCTACCACGCGGGCGACCTGTCCTACCTGTTCGAGGACGAGAAGGCGGAGCCGCTGTTCACCCCGGCGCAGCGGGAGCTGGCGGCCACGATGACCGCCTACTGGGCGGCCTTCGCCCGGTCGGGCGACCCGAACGCGCCGGGCCTGCCGCGGTGGACCCCGTACCGCCCGGGCGACCGGCCGCCGTACACGCAGTCGCTGGCGCCCGACCGGATCGGCCCGGTCGACTACCACCGCGAGCACCGCCTCGGCTTCTGGTCGCGCCTGCCCTGA
- a CDS encoding cold shock domain-containing protein, with translation MLMMGKILRFDEVRGYGFIVPREGGEDVFMHANDLVDEKYLYQAGREVEFYLEMGDKGPKASEIRLVDRAPRRAPAPRADGGEEADELDDDTLDVLTTAEFRAELTEALIEADGTLTAAQLKRVRTRVLELARDHGWVEA, from the coding sequence GTGCTGATGATGGGCAAGATCCTGCGGTTCGACGAGGTGCGGGGCTACGGCTTCATCGTGCCCCGCGAGGGCGGCGAGGACGTCTTCATGCACGCGAACGACCTGGTGGACGAGAAGTACCTCTACCAGGCCGGGCGCGAGGTGGAGTTCTACCTGGAGATGGGCGACAAGGGGCCCAAGGCGTCGGAGATCCGCCTCGTGGACCGCGCGCCCCGGCGCGCGCCCGCCCCGCGCGCGGACGGCGGGGAGGAGGCGGACGAACTCGACGACGACACCCTGGACGTCCTGACGACCGCGGAGTTCCGGGCCGAGCTGACCGAGGCGCTCATCGAGGCCGACGGCACCCTGACCGCCGCCCAGCTCAAGCGGGTCCGCACCCGCGTCCTGGAGCTCGCACGGGACCACGGCTGGGTCGAGGCGTAG